One segment of Ureibacillus thermophilus DNA contains the following:
- a CDS encoding transposase encodes MTIVKQISLFDIHQLLEMESSHRYDAIFSVIDIQPIFQLFSKKTLKGAPRELNYGAMIQSLIIRIVERIPTMKDLVKRLVHDPLFRFDCGFLVSDVVPSESSDSRMIQVISESDVLDKMNDTLIKTAMLEGFLNDEHVAIDASHFEARDAFTPSEKKAPKTPKKRGRKTKAERAVWLAEQVEKKGNQSTYEKELKEQLDIPLEILWKDVPIEPKWGVKKNSKGKNTFWFGYKAHLAVSTKSQYIITRLMSSGNLSDCKAAIPLLKKLHHFGNGQFTIAIFDAGYDVEPIYRQAVSQSMRV; translated from the coding sequence ATGACTATTGTAAAACAAATTTCTCTTTTTGACATCCATCAATTATTAGAAATGGAAAGTTCCCATCGTTATGATGCCATTTTTAGTGTGATCGACATTCAACCTATTTTTCAATTGTTTTCTAAAAAGACATTGAAAGGTGCACCACGTGAATTGAATTATGGTGCAATGATTCAATCGCTGATTATTCGTATTGTCGAACGAATTCCAACAATGAAGGATTTAGTCAAACGTTTGGTCCATGATCCTTTATTTCGTTTCGACTGTGGATTCCTTGTGTCTGATGTCGTACCATCTGAAAGCTCTGATTCACGCATGATTCAAGTCATTAGTGAATCAGATGTGCTAGATAAAATGAACGATACACTCATCAAAACAGCGATGTTGGAAGGCTTTCTAAATGATGAACATGTCGCCATCGATGCGAGTCACTTTGAAGCTCGTGATGCTTTCACACCATCAGAAAAGAAAGCACCTAAAACTCCTAAAAAACGTGGTCGTAAAACTAAAGCTGAACGAGCTGTTTGGTTAGCCGAACAAGTAGAGAAAAAAGGAAATCAATCAACCTATGAAAAAGAACTGAAAGAACAGCTGGATATCCCATTAGAAATCCTTTGGAAGGATGTACCGATTGAGCCAAAATGGGGTGTGAAAAAGAATAGTAAAGGAAAAAATACATTCTGGTTTGGTTATAAAGCCCATTTAGCTGTTTCGACGAAAAGTCAATATATCATCACTCGTTTGATGTCCTCAGGTAATTTAAGTGATTGTAAAGCTGCGATTCCATTATTGAAAAAACTTCATCACTTCGGAAACGGTCAATTTACAATCGCTATATTTGATGCTGGTTATGATGTTGAACCTATTTACCGTCAAGCCGTATCACAGTCCATGCGAGTCTAA